A genomic stretch from Ureibacillus composti includes:
- the ssb gene encoding single-stranded DNA-binding protein, with the protein MINRVVLVGRLTKDPELRYTPSGVPMTRFTVAVNRTFSNQQGEREADFISCIAWRKQAENLANFMKKGSLIGLEGRIQTGSFEGQDGKRVYTTDIVADSVQFLEPRNSSGGGSYTSNQQYGGQPSYAGNQPAYSTSQPNQQFGGGMNQDPFGGSYQQSQPSQNQQNYTRVDEDPFASSKGPIEVSEDDLPF; encoded by the coding sequence ATGATAAACCGTGTCGTACTAGTTGGAAGACTTACGAAAGACCCAGAGCTTCGTTATACACCAAGTGGAGTTCCAATGACTCGTTTTACAGTCGCTGTAAATAGAACATTTTCGAACCAACAAGGTGAACGTGAAGCAGACTTCATTAGCTGTATTGCTTGGAGAAAACAGGCCGAAAACTTAGCAAACTTCATGAAAAAAGGAAGCTTGATTGGACTTGAAGGCAGAATTCAAACAGGCAGCTTTGAGGGTCAGGATGGAAAACGCGTTTATACAACTGATATTGTAGCAGATTCTGTCCAATTCTTAGAACCCCGCAACTCGAGTGGTGGCGGATCTTATACGTCGAATCAACAATATGGAGGCCAGCCTTCCTATGCTGGAAATCAACCTGCTTATAGTACAAGTCAACCAAATCAACAATTTGGTGGCGGTATGAATCAGGATCCATTTGGTGGTTCTTATCAACAAAGTCAACCTTCTCAAAATCAGCAAAATTATACACGTGTAGATGAGGATCCATTTGCTAGTAGCAAAGGTCCAATCGAAGTTTCTGAAGACGACCTTCCATTCTAA
- the rplI gene encoding 50S ribosomal protein L9, which produces MKVVFLKDVKGKGKKGEIKNVADGYAQNFLIKNGYAVEATKQALSQLDGQKKLEEKNAAAELQQAKDLKEQLEQLTVEIKAKSGEGGRLFGSISTKQIVEALQKAHGIKIDKRKMESEGIRSLGYSNVPVKLHHEVKATLKVHVVEEN; this is translated from the coding sequence ATGAAAGTAGTATTTCTAAAGGACGTAAAAGGAAAAGGTAAAAAAGGTGAAATTAAAAATGTTGCAGATGGGTATGCACAAAATTTCTTAATTAAAAATGGTTATGCTGTTGAGGCTACAAAACAAGCACTAAGTCAATTAGATGGACAAAAGAAATTAGAAGAAAAAAATGCAGCTGCTGAATTACAACAAGCAAAAGATTTAAAAGAGCAACTTGAACAATTAACAGTAGAAATTAAAGCGAAATCTGGTGAAGGTGGCCGCTTATTCGGTTCAATTTCAACAAAGCAAATTGTTGAGGCGTTACAAAAAGCACATGGTATTAAAATTGATAAGCGAAAAATGGAAAGTGAAGGAATTCGCTCTCTAGGATATTCGAACGTACCAGTAAAATTACATCATGAAGTAAAAGCAACACTAAAAGTACATGTAGTTGAAGAAAACTAA
- a CDS encoding DHH family phosphoesterase has protein sequence MDTYRKRSIRYPLLYLSIVGLIAAVLIFIWNIWFGIAYTLVFMIVLLYAWKVENIAYLEVEKYIESLSFRMKKVGEEALLEMPIGIVLVNDKFLIEWANPYMSQLLDVETLIGEELFILSDDLHGLTKSEEKKEIIVPIREHKYRVVYKQEEKLLYFFDVTERLKIESKYYADRSVIAILFIDNYDEITQGMDDQSRSLTNTTVTSIINDWAFEHGIYAKRINSDRFLAILNEAILHDLEKKKFSILDDIREKTAQKNLSLTLSIGVGIGSSSLIKLGELAQSSLDLVLGRGGDQVAIKQADGKIKFYGGKTNPVEKRTRVRARVISHALQDLMQDSDQVFIMGHKNPDMDSIGSGIGVRKMAAMNDVKSYVVINFDELNGSVSRLMDEIENHSDFYENFLSPDEALSEMTDKSLLVIVDTHKPSLVVDERLLKRFEKVVVIDHHRRGEDFIPNTTLVYMEPYASSTAELVTELLEYQQEADSITKLEATALLSGIIVDTKSFTLRTGSRTFEAASYLRKHGADTILVQRLLKEDISTYIERSKIIQTVEFIYPGIAVANGKENQSYDSVLIAQTADTLLTMKDVTASFVIAHRPDGLVGISARSLGEINVQLVMENLGGGGHLTNAACQIEAESIEETKRLLQNAIFETLEGRNEE, from the coding sequence ATGGATACTTACAGGAAACGATCAATTCGATATCCCCTTTTGTATCTATCAATCGTTGGGCTAATAGCTGCCGTTCTAATATTTATATGGAATATATGGTTTGGAATAGCATATACTTTGGTCTTTATGATCGTACTACTATATGCATGGAAAGTAGAAAATATCGCCTATTTAGAGGTTGAAAAATATATTGAGTCACTCTCCTTCCGGATGAAAAAAGTAGGAGAAGAGGCACTTCTTGAAATGCCAATTGGGATTGTCCTTGTAAATGATAAATTTCTAATTGAATGGGCAAACCCATATATGTCTCAACTATTGGATGTAGAAACACTAATCGGTGAAGAACTCTTTATTTTATCAGACGATTTACATGGGCTTACAAAGTCAGAAGAAAAAAAAGAAATCATTGTACCAATTCGTGAACACAAATATCGAGTAGTCTATAAGCAAGAAGAAAAGTTGCTTTATTTCTTTGATGTAACAGAACGCTTAAAAATTGAGTCAAAGTATTATGCAGATCGTTCTGTAATTGCCATTTTGTTTATTGATAACTACGATGAAATAACACAAGGGATGGACGATCAATCAAGGAGTTTAACCAATACTACTGTTACATCCATTATTAATGATTGGGCTTTTGAACATGGTATTTATGCTAAACGTATTAACTCAGATCGATTTTTGGCTATTTTAAACGAAGCCATTTTACATGATTTAGAGAAGAAAAAGTTTTCTATATTAGATGATATTCGTGAAAAAACTGCACAGAAAAACCTCTCTTTAACATTAAGTATTGGAGTCGGGATTGGTTCCTCTTCTCTTATTAAGCTGGGTGAATTAGCACAATCAAGTTTAGATTTAGTGTTAGGCCGTGGTGGAGACCAAGTAGCAATCAAACAGGCTGATGGTAAAATAAAATTCTACGGTGGAAAAACAAATCCTGTAGAAAAACGGACTCGGGTACGTGCAAGAGTAATTTCACATGCATTACAAGATTTGATGCAAGATAGTGACCAGGTATTTATAATGGGACATAAAAATCCTGATATGGACTCAATTGGTTCTGGGATTGGTGTTCGCAAAATGGCCGCTATGAATGATGTGAAAAGCTATGTAGTCATTAATTTCGATGAACTAAATGGTAGTGTAAGCAGACTGATGGACGAGATTGAAAATCACTCAGACTTTTATGAGAATTTCTTATCTCCAGACGAAGCACTATCTGAAATGACCGATAAATCATTATTAGTTATCGTAGATACACATAAGCCAAGTCTCGTTGTTGACGAAAGACTACTAAAACGCTTTGAGAAAGTAGTTGTCATCGATCACCATCGACGAGGGGAGGACTTCATTCCAAATACAACTCTTGTCTATATGGAACCTTATGCATCCTCTACTGCCGAGTTAGTAACGGAGCTATTAGAATATCAACAAGAGGCTGACAGCATTACAAAACTTGAAGCAACTGCCTTATTATCTGGTATTATCGTAGATACAAAAAGCTTTACTCTTCGAACAGGTTCAAGGACGTTTGAAGCAGCTTCTTACTTAAGGAAGCATGGTGCCGATACAATTTTAGTTCAACGATTATTAAAAGAAGATATTAGCACGTATATTGAACGATCGAAAATTATCCAAACAGTAGAGTTTATTTACCCAGGTATTGCCGTTGCAAATGGAAAAGAAAATCAAAGTTATGATTCTGTTCTCATTGCTCAAACAGCTGATACATTATTAACAATGAAAGATGTCACTGCTTCATTTGTTATTGCACACCGACCAGATGGATTAGTAGGAATTAGCGCTAGATCATTAGGCGAAATTAATGTTCAATTAGTAATGGAAAACCTAGGAGGCGGTGGACATTTAACAAATGCTGCATGCCAAATAGAAGCAGAATCTATCGAAGAAACAAAGAGATTATTACAAAATGCAATTTTTGAAACACTAGAGGGGAGAAATGAAGAATGA
- the rpsF gene encoding 30S ribosomal protein S6, whose product MKKYELMYIVRPNIEEDAKKALVERFNEILTSNGAEIIEAKEWGKRRLAYEINDFREGFYQIVKVNADTNAIDEYTRLANISEDIIRHIAIREEEK is encoded by the coding sequence ATGAAAAAGTATGAGTTAATGTACATTGTACGCCCAAACATTGAAGAAGATGCGAAAAAAGCTTTAGTTGAACGCTTTAACGAAATCTTAACTTCAAATGGTGCAGAAATCATCGAAGCAAAAGAGTGGGGCAAACGCCGCTTAGCTTACGAAATCAACGACTTCCGCGAAGGTTTCTACCAAATCGTGAAAGTAAACGCTGATACAAATGCAATCGATGAGTACACTCGTTTAGCAAACATCAGCGAAGATATTATTCGTCACATTGCTATTCGTGAAGAAGAAAAATAA
- the dnaB gene encoding replicative DNA helicase has translation MNEPIIDRVPPHNHEAEQSVIGAIFLEPQALITASEILIPEDFYRIAHQKIFETMLSLSDQGQPIDVVTVTEELSAKKELEDVGGLSYLTELANAVPTAANIAHYAKIVEEKALLRRLIRVATKIAEDGYTREDEVETLLAEAEKKVMEVANRKNAGDFKHVKDVLVQTYDNIEQLQSRQGDVTGIPTGFRDLDSMTAGFQRNDLIIVAARPSVGKTAFALNIAQNVAIKARENVAIFSLEMGAEQLVMRLLCAEGNIDAQALRTGALTTEDWSKLTMAMGSLSNSGIYIDDTPGVRVNEIRAKCRRLAQENGLGMILIDYLQLIQGSGKSGENRQQEVSEISRSLKALARELKVPVIALSQLSRGVEQRQDKRPMMSDIRESGSIEQDADIVAFLYRDDYYDKESENKNMIEIIIAKQRNGPTGTVTLAFKKEFNKFISIDWSQHQQPVNA, from the coding sequence ATGAACGAACCCATAATTGACCGTGTTCCACCGCATAACCATGAAGCCGAACAGTCGGTTATCGGTGCCATATTCTTAGAACCACAAGCGTTAATTACGGCATCTGAAATTTTAATTCCTGAAGATTTCTATCGAATTGCACATCAGAAAATTTTTGAAACAATGTTATCCTTGAGTGATCAAGGTCAGCCTATTGATGTTGTAACAGTCACAGAGGAACTTTCAGCGAAAAAGGAACTTGAAGATGTTGGTGGGCTTTCGTATTTAACTGAACTTGCAAATGCAGTACCAACAGCTGCTAACATTGCTCACTACGCAAAAATTGTAGAGGAAAAGGCTTTACTTCGCCGTCTTATTCGTGTTGCAACAAAAATTGCTGAAGATGGCTATACACGTGAAGATGAAGTTGAAACTCTGTTAGCAGAAGCAGAGAAGAAAGTCATGGAAGTAGCAAACCGTAAAAATGCGGGTGACTTCAAGCACGTAAAAGATGTACTTGTTCAGACGTATGATAATATTGAACAATTACAATCAAGGCAAGGAGACGTTACAGGGATTCCAACTGGGTTCCGTGACTTAGACAGTATGACTGCTGGATTCCAACGAAACGACTTAATTATCGTTGCTGCACGTCCATCTGTTGGGAAAACCGCCTTTGCATTAAATATTGCACAAAACGTAGCAATTAAAGCGCGTGAAAATGTAGCAATCTTTTCTCTCGAAATGGGTGCTGAACAGCTGGTCATGCGTTTACTTTGTGCGGAAGGTAATATTGACGCTCAAGCATTACGTACAGGTGCTCTAACCACAGAGGATTGGAGTAAATTAACGATGGCTATGGGAAGCTTATCAAATTCAGGAATTTATATTGATGATACACCAGGTGTACGTGTTAATGAGATTCGTGCAAAGTGTCGCCGTTTAGCCCAAGAAAATGGTCTAGGAATGATTTTAATCGACTACTTACAGTTAATTCAGGGTAGTGGAAAAAGCGGTGAGAACCGTCAGCAAGAAGTATCTGAGATCTCACGTTCACTAAAAGCACTTGCCCGTGAATTAAAAGTTCCGGTTATTGCATTATCTCAGTTATCCCGTGGTGTTGAGCAACGTCAAGATAAACGTCCAATGATGAGTGATATTCGTGAATCTGGAAGTATTGAGCAAGATGCCGACATTGTTGCCTTCTTATATCGTGATGATTATTACGATAAAGAATCAGAAAACAAAAATATGATTGAAATTATTATCGCTAAGCAGCGTAATGGTCCAACTGGAACGGTTACTTTAGCATTTAAAAAAGAGTTTAATAAATTTATTAGCATAGATTGGTCGCAACATCAGCAACCAGTAAATGCGTAA
- a CDS encoding adenylosuccinate synthase: protein MTSVVVVGTQWGDEGKGKITDFLSKKADIIARFSGGDNAGHTIKIGEETYKLHLIPSGIFYKEKTSVMGNGMVINPKSLVTELKGLQERGIDTSNLRISNRAQVILPYHIYQDKVDEASRGDKKIGTTCKGIGPCYQDKIARMGIRIADLLDREVFEQKLRENLEKKNRLFEKFYEVEGLKFEDMFEEFYGYGQELAGYVTDTSKVLNDVLDEGGRVLFEGAQGVMLDVDHGTYPFVTSSNPVAGGVTTGTGIGPSQVSRVVGVCKAYTSRVGDGPFPTELFDEIGHQIREVGREYGTTTGRPRRVGWFDSVVVRHSRRVSGITDLALNSIDVLSGLETVKICTAYEYNGEIITEYPASLHVLEGCKPVYEELPGWSEDITGVRTLEELPENARKYVERVVELTGINLMTFSVGPAREQTNIVNPVWD, encoded by the coding sequence ATGACATCAGTTGTTGTTGTAGGAACTCAATGGGGAGACGAAGGTAAAGGTAAAATTACGGACTTCCTTTCTAAAAAAGCAGATATAATCGCTCGTTTCTCGGGCGGAGATAATGCAGGTCATACAATCAAAATTGGCGAAGAAACATACAAATTGCATTTAATTCCATCAGGTATTTTTTATAAAGAAAAAACATCAGTTATGGGGAACGGGATGGTAATCAACCCAAAATCCTTGGTAACTGAATTGAAAGGGCTACAAGAACGCGGAATTGATACGTCAAATTTACGTATCTCAAACCGTGCACAAGTGATTTTACCGTATCATATCTATCAAGATAAAGTAGACGAAGCTTCTCGAGGCGATAAAAAAATCGGTACAACATGTAAAGGGATTGGCCCATGTTACCAAGATAAAATCGCTCGTATGGGTATTCGTATTGCAGATCTACTTGATCGTGAAGTGTTTGAACAAAAGCTACGTGAAAATCTTGAAAAGAAAAACCGTTTGTTTGAAAAATTCTACGAAGTAGAAGGACTAAAATTCGAGGATATGTTTGAAGAATTTTATGGTTATGGTCAGGAACTTGCCGGCTACGTTACGGATACTTCTAAAGTTTTAAATGATGTACTAGATGAAGGCGGACGTGTTTTATTTGAGGGTGCACAAGGTGTTATGTTAGACGTTGACCATGGTACTTATCCATTTGTTACGTCATCAAACCCTGTAGCTGGTGGTGTAACGACTGGTACAGGTATTGGACCTTCTCAAGTGTCTCGTGTTGTTGGGGTATGTAAAGCTTATACATCACGCGTAGGAGATGGCCCATTCCCTACTGAATTATTTGATGAAATCGGTCATCAAATTCGTGAAGTAGGCCGTGAATACGGTACAACTACTGGTCGCCCACGTCGAGTTGGTTGGTTTGATTCAGTAGTAGTCCGTCACTCTCGCCGTGTAAGTGGTATTACGGATTTAGCATTAAACTCAATTGACGTTTTATCAGGTCTTGAAACTGTTAAAATCTGTACTGCTTATGAATACAATGGTGAAATCATTACAGAATATCCAGCAAGTCTTCATGTCCTTGAAGGGTGTAAACCAGTTTACGAAGAGCTTCCAGGTTGGTCAGAAGATATCACAGGCGTTCGTACATTAGAAGAACTTCCAGAAAATGCTCGTAAGTACGTAGAACGTGTTGTAGAGCTAACAGGCATCAACCTTATGACTTTCTCAGTAGGGCCTGCTCGTGAGCAAACAAACATTGTTAATCCAGTTTGGGATTAA
- a CDS encoding DUF3267 domain-containing protein, with protein MSNNNQPIVIELNMKKIAFANLWLTIVLLVVFVVLNGFIHQRFSLSFSIWDIFIFIVGYVVLIVIHEVFHLIGFMLFGKVKFQQLDYGLNLKLGVAYATTLKPLENRAMKKALMLPFWTTGVVPSILGFTLDNFILVSLGSLLIAGAIGDFYMYKELKKFPNDAYVKDDPELPKLYVYTKKQVET; from the coding sequence ATGTCAAATAATAATCAACCAATCGTAATAGAGCTCAATATGAAGAAAATTGCATTTGCTAATCTTTGGTTAACTATTGTTTTGTTAGTTGTTTTTGTAGTTTTAAATGGATTTATTCATCAACGATTTTCTCTATCTTTTTCTATTTGGGATATATTTATTTTCATTGTTGGCTATGTTGTTTTAATCGTCATTCACGAGGTGTTTCATTTAATAGGCTTTATGCTCTTTGGTAAAGTGAAATTTCAGCAACTGGACTATGGATTAAATTTAAAGCTTGGTGTTGCTTATGCAACAACGCTGAAGCCTTTAGAAAACCGCGCAATGAAAAAAGCATTAATGCTTCCATTTTGGACAACCGGTGTAGTTCCTTCTATATTAGGCTTCACTTTGGATAATTTCATACTTGTCTCTTTAGGTTCATTACTAATTGCCGGGGCAATTGGTGACTTTTATATGTACAAAGAGCTGAAGAAGTTCCCAAATGATGCATATGTTAAGGATGATCCCGAATTGCCAAAGCTATATGTGTACACAAAAAAGCAGGTTGAAACGTAA
- a CDS encoding YitT family protein — translation MSSNTVHTHPSALKKTKVSQIVSRVVMTIVGADIMAVALELFLVPNNVMDGGIVGVSIILSHLIEQPLGLFIFLLNLPFIFLGYKQIGKTFALTTALGITVLSLTTVLLHHIKPFTSDLLLATIFGGILLGIGVGTVIRFGGCLDGTEVLAILFNKKLPFSVGEIILFINLLIFTVAGFVFTWEEAMYSIVAYYIASKMIDTVVLGMEESKSAYIISDEINEIGQAIMDRLGRGVTYLHGEGAYTGNDKKVIFCVITRLEESKLKSIVRSIDENAFLALGNISEVRGGRFKKKDIH, via the coding sequence ATGAGTAGTAATACCGTTCATACACACCCGTCTGCCTTAAAGAAAACAAAAGTTAGCCAAATAGTTAGTCGGGTTGTGATGACTATTGTGGGCGCCGATATTATGGCAGTTGCACTTGAACTCTTTTTAGTACCAAATAATGTGATGGACGGTGGTATTGTCGGAGTTTCTATTATCTTATCTCACTTAATTGAGCAACCTCTTGGGCTTTTCATCTTTCTATTAAACCTCCCTTTTATCTTCCTTGGTTATAAACAAATAGGAAAAACATTCGCTCTAACCACAGCTCTTGGAATTACTGTACTTTCACTTACTACTGTCTTGTTACATCACATTAAACCATTCACAAGTGATTTATTATTAGCGACAATCTTTGGTGGAATATTACTAGGGATTGGAGTTGGTACTGTTATTCGCTTTGGAGGGTGTCTTGATGGCACTGAAGTATTAGCAATACTCTTTAACAAGAAGCTTCCTTTCTCAGTCGGAGAGATTATCCTATTTATTAACCTACTAATTTTTACAGTTGCAGGCTTTGTATTTACATGGGAAGAAGCGATGTACTCAATTGTTGCCTACTATATTGCATCTAAAATGATTGATACGGTTGTGCTCGGTATGGAGGAATCCAAATCTGCTTACATTATTAGCGATGAAATCAATGAAATAGGGCAAGCCATTATGGATCGCTTAGGACGAGGTGTTACATATTTACACGGTGAGGGAGCGTATACCGGAAATGATAAAAAGGTCATTTTCTGTGTTATTACGCGTCTAGAGGAATCCAAATTAAAAAGTATCGTCCGCAGCATTGATGAAAATGCTTTCCTTGCTCTCGGAAACATTAGTGAAGTACGGGGCGGCCGTTTTAAGAAAAAAGATATTCATTAA
- a CDS encoding DUF2232 domain-containing protein has translation MPSNQTKRLAQGAMMIALFAVLIAIAYYVPIISLFATFLAPLPLAWYSASYDRKSSIFVAIIGCIITLFFGGLLIVPFALIFASIGVVMGDALRLKRSKIYLFMSSSLAVLIAFALQYLVSLKLFEVDFIRDSFKMLRESYDRSIELSISMTGKSPISDEMLNNIFTTMELSIPACITIATFFYAYIIISINLPVLKRLGIEVPKFSAFKNLRMPRAILWYYLIVISINLFVRPEMGTALHVVCLNLSLILWLLLTIQGISFIHYVIDALGMPKIVKILATVMAIPLYSFFVLLGILDLGFKIRSLVKGKIQK, from the coding sequence ATGCCGAGTAATCAAACCAAAAGGCTTGCTCAAGGTGCTATGATGATTGCGCTATTTGCAGTATTAATTGCAATAGCCTATTATGTACCAATCATAAGCCTATTCGCGACGTTTTTAGCACCTTTACCGTTAGCATGGTATAGTGCTTCATACGATCGAAAGTCTTCCATATTTGTAGCTATTATTGGTTGTATAATCACGCTCTTTTTTGGAGGTTTATTAATAGTACCATTTGCCTTAATTTTTGCATCCATTGGTGTTGTTATGGGGGATGCACTACGATTAAAACGAAGTAAAATTTATTTATTTATGTCATCAAGCTTAGCAGTGTTAATTGCATTTGCTTTGCAATATCTCGTATCACTAAAATTATTTGAAGTAGACTTTATTAGAGATTCATTCAAGATGTTGCGTGAAAGCTATGACAGATCCATTGAACTTTCAATTAGTATGACAGGTAAATCACCAATTTCAGATGAGATGCTAAATAATATATTTACAACAATGGAATTATCGATACCAGCCTGTATTACAATTGCGACGTTCTTCTACGCCTATATTATAATTTCAATTAATTTACCAGTTTTAAAAAGACTAGGGATAGAAGTACCAAAGTTCAGTGCTTTTAAAAATTTAAGAATGCCAAGAGCAATTTTATGGTATTACTTAATTGTAATATCAATTAATTTATTTGTTCGCCCTGAAATGGGTACAGCACTACATGTAGTTTGCCTGAATTTATCACTTATTTTATGGTTGCTATTAACAATACAAGGTATTTCTTTCATACATTATGTTATTGATGCATTAGGGATGCCAAAGATTGTGAAGATCCTTGCGACTGTGATGGCGATTCCACTCTATTCCTTCTTTGTACTATTGGGAATATTGGATTTAGGATTTAAAATACGTTCACTCGTTAAAGGAAAGATTCAGAAGTAG
- the rpsR gene encoding 30S ribosomal protein S18 yields the protein MAQRRGGRKRRKVCYFTSNNITHIDYKDVDLLKKFISERGKILPRRVTGTSAKYQRKLTSAIKRARIMALLPFVAEDK from the coding sequence ATGGCACAACGTCGCGGAGGCCGCAAACGCCGTAAAGTTTGCTACTTCACTTCTAACAACATTACGCACATCGACTATAAAGATGTAGATTTACTTAAAAAGTTCATTTCTGAACGTGGGAAAATCCTTCCACGTCGCGTAACTGGTACAAGTGCAAAATACCAACGTAAATTAACGTCAGCTATTAAACGTGCTCGTATTATGGCACTTCTTCCATTCGTAGCTGAAGATAAATAA